The following coding sequences lie in one Chelonia mydas isolate rCheMyd1 chromosome 6, rCheMyd1.pri.v2, whole genome shotgun sequence genomic window:
- the MED19 gene encoding LOW QUALITY PROTEIN: mediator of RNA polymerase II transcription subunit 19 (The sequence of the model RefSeq protein was modified relative to this genomic sequence to represent the inferred CDS: inserted 2 bases in 1 codon): MGEERAGHAGMMENFSALFGGAEPPPPAAATALGFGPGKPXGGPGAGPPPAAATPQTVEDAARKAAAASGPFYLMRELPGNMELTGSTNLITHYNLEHSYNKFCGKKVKEKLSNFLPDLPGMIDLPGSHDNSSLRSLIEKPPICSSSFNPITGTMLTGFRLHAGPLPEQCRLMHIQPPKKKNKHKHKQSRTQDPVPPETPSDSDHKKKKKKKEEDPERKRKKKEKKKKKNRHSPEHPGVGSSQASSSSSLR; encoded by the exons ATGGGAGAAGAACGCGCGGGGCATGCTGGGATGATGGAGAATTTCTCGGCTCTCTTCGGAGGGGCCGAGCCGCCGCCTCCCGCCGCGGCTACCGCGCTGGGCTTCGGGCCGGGGAAGCC GGGGGGTCCCGGCGCCGGGCCACCCCCCGCAGCCGCCACGCCCCAGACCGTGGAGGACGCCGCCCGGAAGGCCGCGGCTGCCAGCGGCCCCTTCTACCTGATGCGGGAGCTACCAG GCAACATGGAACTGACGGGCAGCACCAACCTGATCACACACTACAACCTGGAACACTCTTATAACAAATTCTGCGGCAAGAAGGTGAAGGAGAAGCTGAGCAACTTCCTGCCCGACCTGCCAGGGATGATCGACTTGCCGGGCTCGCATGACAACAGCAGCTTGCGCTCCCTTATTGAGAAGCCACCCATCTGCAGCAGCTCCTTCAACCCCATCACTGGCACCATGTTGACTGGCTTCCGCCTGCATGCTGGGCCG TTGCCAGAACAATGTCGCTTGATGCATATCCAGCCAcccaagaagaaaaataaacacaagcACAAGCAGAGCCGCACCCAGGATCCTGTTCCCCCAG AAACCCCCTCAGACTCCGAccacaagaagaagaaaaagaaaaaggaggaggatccggagcggaagaggaagaagaaagagaagaagaaaaagaag AACCGgcacagcccagagcacccaggcGTGGGCAGCTcccaagccagcagcagcagcagcctccggTGA
- the ZDHHC5 gene encoding palmitoyltransferase ZDHHC5, with protein MPAASGKRFKPSKYVPVSAAAIFLVGATTLFFAFTCPGLSLYISPIIPIYNAVVFLFVLANFSMATFMDPGIFPRAEEDEDKEDDFRAPLYKTVEIKGIQVRMKWCATCRFYRPPRCSHCSVCDNCVEEFDHHCPWVNNCIGRRNYRYFFLFLLSLTVHIMGVFGFGLLYVLYQVEELSGIRMAVTMAVMCVAGLFFIPVAGLTGFHVVLVARGRTTNEQVTGKFRGGVNPFTNGCCKNVSRVLCSSPAPRYLGRPKAEQTVLVKPPFLRPEVSDGQVTVKIMDNGIQAELKRTKSKGSLEVMESQSADAEPPPPPKPDLSRYTGLRTHLTLATNEDSSLLGRDSPPTPTMYKYRPGYSSSSASAAMPHSTSAKLSRGDSLKEPTSIVESSRNPSYRSEPSLEPEIFRSPTFGKSFHFDPLSSGSRSSSLKSAQGTGFELGQLQSIRSEGTTSTSYKSLVNQTRNGSLSYDSLLTPSESPDFESVQAGPEPEPPMGYTSPFLSARITQQREADLSRFPGAGSPKHPPPCEPSPMRYDNLSRHIVASMQEREKLLQQSPTPPPLAREEDTGLVDSGIQSTPGSSNAPRTSSSSDDSKRSPLGKNPLTRPVPPRFGKPEPLRVRSPDPPTAPQLGKVVSYSSQKQSPQASIPETEEVALQPLLAPKDEVQMRTTYSKSNGQPKSLGPASPSPGQPPLSSPTRGGVKKVSGVGGTTYEISV; from the exons GTGCCCGGGGCTGAGCCTGTACATCTCCCCGATCATCCCCATCTACAATGCTGTTGTCTTCCTCTTCGTGCTGGCCAACTTCAGCATGGCCACCTTCATGGACCCGGGTATATTCCCACGAG CCGAGGAAGATGAGGACAAGGAGGATGACTTCAGAGCCCCACTCTACAAGACAGTGGAGATCAAGGGCATCCAGGTGCGCATGAAATGGTGTGCGACGTGCCGCTTCTACCGGCCCCCGCGCTGCTCCCACTGCAGCGTCTGTGACAACTGTGTGGAG GAGTTTGACCATCACTGCCCCTGGGTGAACAACTGCATCGGGCGGCGCAACTACCGctacttcttcctcttcctgctctcGCTCACCGTGCACATCATGGGCGTCTTCGGCTTTGGCCTGCTCTATGTCCTCTACCAGGTGGAAGAGCTCTCTGGCATCCGCATGGCCGTCAC CATGGCTGTGATGTGCGTGGCTGGTTTGTTCTTCATTCCTGTAGCTGGCCTTACGGGGTTCCATGTGGTGCTGGTAGCCAGGGGACGCACTACCAATGAACAG GTTACGGGTAAATTCCGGGGTGGCGTGAACCCCTTCACCAATGGCTGCTGTAAGAACGTCAGCCGTGTTCTCTGCAGTTCCCCAGCCCCCAG ATACCTTGGACGACCAAAGGCAGAGCAGACTGTGTTGGTGAAGCCGCCCTTCCTGCGGCCTGAGGTGTCGGATGGACAGGTCACTGtcaagataatggacaatggtaTCCAGGCTGAACTGAAGAGAACAAAG TCCAAAGGAAGCCTGGAGGTGATGGAGAGCCAGTCTGCCGACGCTGAGCCACCACCCCCACCCAAGCCAGACCTCAGCCGCTACACAGGTCTGAGGACGCACTTAACCCTGGCCACCAATGAGG ACAGCAGCTTGCTAGGCAGGGACAGTCCTCCAACTCCGACCATGTACAAGTACCGCCCtggctacagcagcagcagcgcctcAGCCGCCATGCCGCACTCCACCAGTGCCAAG CTGAGCCGAGGGGACAGCCTGAAGGAGCCCACCTCCATTGTCGAGAGCAGCCGGAACCCCAGCTACCGGTCGGAGCCGAGCCTGGAGCCCGAGATCTTCCGCTCTCCCACCTTCGGCAAGAGCTTCCACTTTGACCCGCTGTCAAGCGGCTCACGCTCCTCTAGCCTCAAGTCGGCCCAGGGCACAGGCTTTGAGCTGGGCCAGCTTCAGTCGATCCGCTCAGAGGGCACCACCTCCACCTCCTATAAGAGTCTGGTGAATCAGACGCGCAATGGCAGCTTATCCTATGACAGCCTGCTCACCCCTTCTGAAAGCCCCGATTTCGAGTCAGTGCAGGCTGGGCCAGAGCCGGAGCCCCCCATGGGCTACACCTCGCCCTTCCTCTCGGCTCGCATCACCCAGCAGCGTGAGGCCGACCTCAGCCGCTTCCCTGGTGCTGGCTCGCCcaagcacccaccaccctgcgaGCCCTCGCCCATGCGCTATGACAATCTCTCCCGCCACATTGTGGCCTCCATGCAGGAGCGGGAGAAGCTGCTGCAGCAGTCAcctaccccaccacccctggCTAGGGAGGAGGACACGGGGCTGGTAGACTCAGGCATCCAGTCAACACCAGGCTCCAGCAACGCCCCACGCACCAGCTCCTCCTCGGACGATTCGAAGCGCTCACCGCTGGGCAAGAACCCGCTGACCCGCCCGGTGCCACCCCGCTTCGGCAAACCGGAGCCACTCCGGGTACGCTCACCCGACCCACCCACTGCCCCACAGCTGGGCAAAGTCGTGTCTTACAGCAGCCAAAAACAGTCGCCTCAGGCCAGCATCCCGGAGACAGAGGAGGTGGCTTTGCAGCCATTGCTGGCGCCAAA agacGAGGTGCAGATGAGAACCACCTACAGCAAGTCCAATGGGCAGCCCAAGAGTCTGGGCCCGGCCTCCCCCTCTCCTGGCCAGCCACCTCTCAGCAGCCCAACTCGAGGAGGAGTCAAGAAGGTCTCTGGAGTGGGCGGGACCACTTATGAGATCTCTGTATGA